The sequence TCACCTATTCAAACATACCTGAATGTTTGTACAAGGTTGTTTCTCAGGCCTCCAAGATATCAAGGAATTTTCCAAGAACACAATACCCAGTTAGAGATTTTCTAGTATCAGCTGGGCATCCTGCCCAATTTGCATCACAGAATGCTTTGAGCTACAAATCTGACTTTGCTGAGAAATAAATCCCTTGACctggttttccttttatatattgAAGAACTCTAAGTGCTGCTTTCATGTGAGTACAACACCATCttatcttataaataaaaatgtggacaaaaaacaaaaaaaaaaaaatcataaattagtAAGGTCTGCAACTTAGCCTTAAGGAGAAATTTGTGATCTTGATAAACTTCCAAAATGAAAGGCAATAGTACTCATGATCACTAAGTAGATATTGGAAGCTACATGTTTGGAGTTCCAGAACAAAACTTCCCTACCTATATATAAATAGTTATGATCTTATTTGGGATGCCACAAATAATCCAATATATACAGTTTTACACGGTGCAAAGTccttttagtaaaattttttccctttcaagTTGACTTCGTGATTAATGTTACAAGCAAACGGAATAAGACCCTCTCCATTTTACTTTGCTATCTACGAGGCAACTTCATGGGACTAAATTTTGACAtacgcattttttttttatcccacGCATTTCTTCGGAGCTCTCCATGTAAAAGGGGACGTCCCCGTACTAGCATTAGTTGACACTTGTGCTGTGAAGTTGATCCAGTCATCAAGAACAAGCCTGAGGTCATGGACTTTACTCTTTACATTGTCGCAGCAGGTTGATTGCATAGTATAAACCTTGCTCACATTTTTACTTGGCTCACAAAATCCACCAAAATAAGTTTTGTCCAGTTGTTTAACACTGTACCCTTTAAGCTTGTGAGTTACCATCTCACAAATCGAATTGTCTAGATAGTTGGGGAATAGAACCCTCTCAAAACgcaaaatttttaagaattcaAAGGATATTTCATCAGCTTTCATGAAGAAGAGTCCCTTATCTATCATGGTACTGGTACCCCCTTGTGGATTGGAACCACATGCAAGTGTTATTGTTTTAACATTGTCGAAATGTTCAAATGGATTCCTAAGCCACATGACATCTGCTTCCTGCAACCAAAAATTAACGTGCATATGTATGGAGTTATCAACATTAAATAATGATCATAACCATCCTCTTAATTACTAgaacggaaaaaaaaaacaatataccgTGAAAGCGAAATTGTAACCTAGTTTAACCACTTCAAGGAAAAGGTCAAATCTCATTATTTTTAGCGTAAGGTGATCTGGGCTTGTGGATCCCTTTCTTTTTGCAAGTTTGGATGTAACTGATGTGAGTTGGAAGCAATGGGGATGTATAGAAATGCAATATTGATATGCTTGATTATCCACAGCAACAACAACTATGTGATTCAAGAACTGTTGGGTCTTTTGTCCAATTCGAAAGCTCTCTAGGAAGAGATCAAGAACAGAGCCTGGGCTTGCCAATGTTTCATCAAGAATGGTCAGTATGACTGTTCTATCTTCCGTGGATGCACTCCTCAGCACTTGCGACAAATCATTGGATTCTGAGTTCTAGTAACAAAAGTAGAAACTATCAAACATAAGAAGGATAAATGTCATCTTTTGGCTAAATTTCAAAGccaaaattagaaaaatgaaGTGAATTTGATTTctcaccattaaaaaaataagaaattttatcaattaaattaacTGAAACtctattaaataaaatgaatttattttttcaccatCAAAGTAAGAAATTTTTAtgcttattaatttatttgccTATCAATCTATCATATTGACGTAGGAgacaatatataaattaatttattattattattattttgtcgtaatttttggaatttccttTCACAGGGGTTTAATTCCTTTCTTTGGAGAGTGGAGAGTGATGTGATTGAATAGTGGGATAACATGATACAAGAGGATAAAGTGCATCAAGCATGATATTCGTTATTggtaaagaatgaaaaatatgttgattaattttctttttctccgtAATTGTTATGATGTATTCAATTATACAactattgattataaatatttaaattagatttaTATGCAAAATATTATCAACCAATCAGTATTTGATATGTTCAAATACATTACATTTCAGCATTTCAAACCaatcttcattgatgatcaaaatAAAGCATCAAGATtccatcaatatatataatataaatttatcatttcttcATCTAGCATCAAAACATAAAATGCGTCAATTAAAGCATAAACACACAATTGTCTACTTCCAACTTTGAGTTCAGCCCACAGTTTGCACAAAATTAAATCTATGCAACATCCAAGTATCCAACCAGGTCATCCAATCTCATTAATAAAGTATAAGGCAAAATTTAGATACAATATCTTAGGTGCAGTTCCTTAGATACCCTTCTTAAATTTTAGACATCTGTCTATTTTAAACATCTCTCCAAACAGCATTAAAGacatttttttcctatttttctcaATCTCTGGCTTGCtttagttctctctctctctctctcaaaaaaccCAATGGCTTCAGATCTGGTCCATTGCAAGCGAAATCTACCAAACCTTCCAACTCGTTGACTACATCAGCAATTCCTTCATTTCTTACAGCAATCTCAATCAGCAAATATAATAGTGAAAGACATCCATGAGAGGTGGTAACACAATTTTTGTGATAGTTTCTCTTTTGGCATCAATGGGAGCTTCTAGTGTTGAAATTGTCGGTCCAAAGAGAGAATTAGGCATTCAAGGTCTTGGAAGTTTTTGTACAACAAAGTTCATCTCTCCAACCAATAAAtctattttaaatgaaaattgaagTCAATGTGTTTCATAATTTCGAAAACAACCTATGGATTATGGATTTTGCTGAAgaagtttttcttcaaattggGTGTGAGAAGTCTGAAGAAATCTGGTCATtgggttttttagtttttgtgagataggaagaaaaaataaaaaataaaaaagtaaatagaTAGAGAGGATTTTAACGCCGTTTGGAGAGATGTTTAAAATGAACAGATATCAAAAATTTAAGAGGGATACTTAAGGAATTGTACTTaaggtactgtatctaagttttgccttAAAATATAATCTACCAAATTGCAAAtatcaagaatttaaaaaaaaaaattattacaaggATAAATAACATGTAACCATTTATCTAGGGGTGTGCATAGGTGAGTTCGGGCTAACCCACAACCAATCCAATGAACTCGCTAGGCTGAATTGGATTGAGTTAGTTTTGGTAGATTTAATGAATTGATTGCATAGTGCACACCCCTACATTTATCTACAGCTCTTTCATAATCTGTTTATACTTGGGCATGGTGTAGTTCTAGAGAATCCAACTTCTTCTTGATCAActgattttctttggtttaaatttttttttttttattgtatttatgaAGCCTTGCTTGGGTTATATTTCGAAGACATGTCCTTTATCATGCGATTTCGGTTAACTAATAAGAACATAGTATTTATCAAACTCAGAAAACCCAACTGTTGAATGTGGAGTTCTCGACATCACTAGTAGCTTACGTACAATACCAAGAACGCTCTTTAGAGAGGAAGAAGCCGAACTGGCCCGGAGCAATAAGAAGGTAAAAGATATCACCCATGCTGAGTTCAACGGTGGGTCTTGGGCTTCATCGCCCTCGTCAGAAAGCCAAGCCACGGGTTTCACTAACAGAACTTCCTTCAAGGATAAACTGGTGGGGGAAATACCAGGTGCTTTTGCTAAAGCGTTCGACTTGACCGACCATATGGAAGAAGACATGGACTCTGACGATGAGAATGGTCAGGCAGCCTTCCCCGTCCATGAGGGGCAAGTGAAAATCAAGCTGTCCAGTGATACGAAGCGGCGCATTCGAGGTCCTTGGTCTAAGGCTATCATAGTGAAGCTAGTTGGGAGAACATTAGGTCTCAGCTATATGCAGAGCAAGTTGTCTCAGCTATGGAGGCCTGAAGAGAGGATGGATTGCATCGACCTTAGTTACGGTTTCTTCCTAGTCAGATTCTACTCCAAGGATGATCTAGAGAGGGTGATTAAAAGGGGCCCGTGGTTCATAGGTGACCATTTTCTATCCTTGAGGCCGTGGGAGCCATTCTTCAAGCCATCGACGGCAAATGTTTCGCTCATCGCGGTTTGGATCAGACTCAATGAGCTCCCTATTGAGTTATATGAAACTGAAGTGCTCAAAGAAATTGGTGAATCCATTGGCAAGGTGCTTAGGATTGATTCTCATACAGCCATGGAGGCGCGTGGCAGATATGCTAGACTTTGCATCCAGGTTGACATCAACAGGCCGCTTGTCAATAGCTTAATTATCGGCCGATTTGAGCAGGTGGTTACTTATGAGGGAAtccaaaaattatgtttttcttgTGGAAGAATTGGGCACAAGGTTGAAGCTTGCCCATATACTATTCGCAAGGAGAAGGAATCGCAAACTCAGGCAGAGGAAGTTCCAGTGAGCCAAACCAACGTTGAAGATGACGGAATGCTTGTGAGGCACACACAATGCGTGTGAGGCGACGAACGGTGAGGGGCAGTATGGTCTGTGGATGATTGTGAGCAGGAGATGTAACGAACAAAAAGGAGCAAGGACAGGTCAGAGTACTGGGCTTGGTACGGGGAGTGCTGGTAGTGCGGCATGGAATTCCTCTAACCACCTGACTCCTGTGTTTGCAGAAGGGACTTACATGTCCGTTGGTGGTCCTTCATCTAGCAAGAATATGCCACGTAGACTTGCAAATTCCAAATCTGGGACCGGGccaaaatttggagataaattatgGACTCAAAAAGCCCCAGGCTTGTTTACTTAGAAGGAAAAACCCACCTCAAGCCCAAATAGGGCCAGGCCTCTTGTGGACGATTTTGAAACGGTAGTGACAAACTTGAGACAAGCTAACAAGTCCGGCCCATCTCTCCAAGCTTCCACTACTTTCCCATCCTCAGTAAAAGGCAAAAAGAGTTTGGCTAGGAATCATTCGTCAAAGACTCCAACCAAGTGCGCCGCTAATCCCTGTGTAGAAGGTTCTTTTGAAAATATCTCCATCACTTCCCTTACTCATCCTCCTTTACCTCGGTCTGAATCAAACCATCCCAGTTGTGCCACCTTCGAATTCTCAGCAAAATCCAATGCTGAAACCAGTTGTCTTGACGGAAGTGAGAATGTTCGGAGCATGCATACCCATCAAGTTGGAGAGAAGAGGTCTTACTCCATGGATGATGCGCCAAAGGATAGTAACCTGGAAGTTGATTTGCAATCTAGTGCAGGAGTTCAACTTGCTAACCAAAGCTTGGTCAGCAAGGATAGGAGTATGGCCGGAGATCAGCCGGGTTCCGATGAAGGGAGCAGAGCCATCCCTATTCTCTGAAGTTTGTTGTTTGGCTCTTTATCTCCAATCCATCATGAATTTTATTATCTGGAACAGTAGAGGTGCCCTGAAGCCTAATTTTCAGGGTCATATTCGAAATCTAGTCCAGGAGCACAATCCGGCAATTTCTGTGGTTATGGAGACTAAATTGGGAGGGGATAGAGCTAAAGCTATTACAAACAGATTGCCGCTAGACGGAGCCATTCACACAGATACCATCGGATTCTCTGGTGGATTATGGCTTCTTTGGGATTCAGAGTTAGTGGAGGTGCAATTGCTTGCGAAGACCGAGCAGGAAATTCATGTTGAAGTTCAGGTACGAAACTTTAGACTCACCTGGttgttttttgctatttatgctagtcctaggtCTGAGGAAAGAAACATATTGTGGGAAAACCTAACTAGAGTTGCAGAATTACACAACTTGCCATGGGTTATGGCTGGTGACTTTAATGAGCCGTTAATTGATGAGGATAAATTTGGAGGTAGAGGTGTTCACATCAATCGATCTCTGGCTTTTAAGGATTGTCTTGATAGATGCAGTATGGCAGATATGGGATTTTCTGGTCCTAGATATACTTGGACTAACAAAAGAGATTTCaataatttgattttggaaAGGATTGACAGATTTTTTATGAACCCGGATTGGTGTGTTATGTACCCAAATGCTAGAGTTACCCATCTTCCGAGGTGTCACTCTGACCACTGCCCTGTTCTCTTGGAAACTCTTTCAGTCAGAACAGTCAAGCTCCCTAGGcctttcaagtttcaagagTTTTGGCTTTCCGATATCTCCTTTCCCACCATTGTTTCTAAAGCTTGGAATGGGAATAGGGATTTAGCGGAGTCTATTGATTGTTTTTCGAAGGATGCAACAGTGTGGAATAGGAACCATTTTGGAAACATCCATcagaaaaaaaggagaatttTGGCTAGAATTTATGGTACCCAAAAGGCTCTGGCTAACAATCCTAACTCCTCTATTCATCTAGAGAATCAACTCCAAAAAGAACTGGAGTCTATTTTGGACCAGGAGCGAGATCTCTGGATGTTGAAGTCCAGGCTGAACTGGATGATCCAAGGGGATAGAAACACCTCTTTTTACCATGTTTCTGCCCTTGCCCGAAGGAAGAGAAATCACATTGCAGCAGTCAAGGAGCAGTCAAGGATGATAGGGAGTTATGGATCACTAAGGAAAGGGATGTTATGGAGCATTTTAGGCAAGGTTTCCTTACCTTGTATACCACTGGCCAAGAGGCAGTCTCTTGGAAGCCCTCCTGCTTAGGTCAGTGGCATGTTCAACTTTCTGAGGAGGAGAAGCTTTCTTTAGACGCCATGGTTTCCATTGAAGAAATTAAGGAGGCTCTTTGGTTCATGAAGCCTTACAAGGCCCCGGGGCCGGATGGGTTACATGCTAGgttttttcaaagattttggcTTTTAGTTGGAGATTCAGTAAGGAAGGAAGTTGAGAAAGTTTTCATTGATAGGAAAATCCTCGAGTATCTCAATAGTACTCATATTGTTCTCATTCCTAAGATTCAAGGTCCGGAAACTATTGGGAATTACAGACCTATCAGTTTATGCAATTCTGTCTACAAGATCAGCACTAAGATTATTGTAGCTAGAATCAGGCCGCACCTGGATTCCCTTGTCTCACCTCACCAAACCACTTTCATCCCAGGTAGGAGAGGTGTTGACAATGCAATCATCGTCCAAGAATTAATTCACACCATTGGGAGAGCTAAAGGGAACAGAGGGTTCATGGCTATTAAGATCGATCTAGAGAAAGCCTATGACAGAATTGAGTGGAGCTTTATTAGGGAGATGCTCACCCTTTTTAATTTCCCGGTAAACCTCATCAAGCTCATCATGAACTGTGTCTCATCTGTGTCCACTTCCCTTCTCTTTAATGGCGGCAGCCTCGATCCTTTTCTTCCCTCAAGAGGTATCAGACAAGGCGATCCCTTCTCCCCTTATCTTTTCATCCTTTGTATGGAGTTCTTGGGCCATTTAATTGAGGAAAAGTGCACTGCCAAGTTGTGGAATCCTGTTAAAGCTTCTTATAGTGGCTCGgctttttctcatcttttttttgcagatgatttGGTCCTATTTGCTAGTGCAAATTCTGAAAACTGTGCAGCCATCAGTTCTGTCCTTCAAgaattttgtgctaaatctgGGCAGAAAGTCAGTGAAGCAAAGTCCcgtgttttcttttctcctaatgtCGATCCTGAAGAAAGAGAAACTTTAACTAGCATATTGGGCTTCAACTCAACCAACAATCTCAGCAAGTATTTGGGATTTCCTATTAAACACCCGGGGAGGTGGGGGCATGAGTTTGGTTCCATTTTGGATAGAGTTAAAAAGAAACTTGCTGGTTGGAAGGCCAATCTCCTATCCATGGCGGGTAGAATGGTTCTTATTCAAGCTTCATCTTCAGCCATTCCTAGTTATGTCATGCAGAGTAATTTTTTACCCAAGAAAATTCTCGATGGCATTGATAGAGTCAACAGGAATTTTCTGTGGGGATCCACTGATCATATAAGGAAAATGCACTGGGTTAACTGGGATACTGTTACTAAGCCGAAAGAGTTTGGTGGGTTAGGCCTCCAATCTACCAGAGGTAGAAACACGACTCTCCTAGCTAAACTTAATTGGAGATTCCACACTGAAAAGGAGTCTTAATGGGCCAAAGTTCTCAGATTCAAATACTGTTCGAAGCAACGGATCAATTCTAGAAATGAGTGGAAGCTACCAAGTTCTTCTACTTGGAAGAGTTTAAAAAAAGGAGAACTTGTTTATAATAAAGGGTTTAAATGGGTGCCAGGGCATGAGAGTAATCTCAACTTTTGGTCGGATTGCTGGTTAAATAATGGTCCCATCAGATCAATCATTCAAGGTCCACTTCCCCAAGGATCAGCCAGCCTCTCTGTGAAAGACTTTCGTGCTCCTTTTGGTTGGAATTGGGTTGCAATGCCTTTTGAGTTCCCCCCAGAAATTAAAGCTGACATTCAAGCTATTCCTCTGCCAATAATAGCTAGAAGTAGTGACAAACTAGCTTAGAAGTATTCTGCTAAGGGGAATTTTGATATGAAGAGTGCTTACTTATTAGCCAAAGATCATATGGCAGCTGATTCTTTTCCGGGTTATTGGATTTGGAAGCTTCAGACCTTGCCCAGAATCCAAATATTCATTTGGAGGTGCATGCATAACAGCATTGGTGTTAGGGAGTGCTTAGCAAAAAGAGGTATCCTTCTAGACACTTCGTGCCCCTTGTGCTTTGAGCAACTTGAGTCTATTTCCCATGCTCTCCGTGATTGTCGGCTTGTTAAACCGATTTGGTATCAATTGGGTGCTCATATCTgcaatgcaaattttttttctcaagatATTCAGAGCTGGCTGAGTTCTAATGCTAGTTCAAAGTCTTCTTCCATTGTCAAAGGTATCCCGTGgtactctcttttttcttttgccatCTGGGCTTTATGGAAGCAAAGGAATCAGGCTGTCTTCAATAACAGAGGAATCAATCGAAACCTGTCCAGGTTGATATCTATGCAAGCTATGGAGTTTATGCTCTGTATCACTCAACCAAAGTGCAGTAACCGTATGGCAATCAGACAAGTCCGATGGGAAAAGCCAAGCACAGGATGGGTTAAGCTCAATACCGATGGGTCTGCAAACGTTTCTGCAGGGGTTGCTGGAGGTGGAGGACTGATTACAGATGATCGGGGTGATTGGATCGTGGGCTACTCTAGAAAAATCGGTAAAACTAATAGCTTCCTTGCTAAAACTTGGGCTTTGCGTGACGGTCTCCTCTTGTGTATCCAGCTAAACTTGAATGCTCTCATGGTTGAGCTTGATGCCAAAGCTCTAGTTGATGCTCTCAAAAATCCTTCATATGCTAATACTATAGTCTCTTCTCTCTTCGATGACTGTAAACACCTAGCTGCTCAGATTCCCCAAGTAAGCATCAAACATATCTATCGTGAAGCTAACAGGTGTGCTGACCATTTAGCTAACGTAGGTAGTGATCAATCTTTAgattttagcttctttttttgtcCTCCTGTGGACTTAGTCCCTCTTGTTATGGCTGATTGCCAGGGGTTGTATTTCAACAGACTCTGTCCAGACCTGTTGCTGGCCCGTCGTTTtgtttcttattaaaaattccattctaccaaaaaaaaaaaaaaaagagtgtggAGTTCTCTAGCATATGTTTGGGTAGAACAATGGGTATATATATACAGGTTTTGGATATAAACATTAAACACCGAAAACAAAGGTAAAATTATACTCAAAATCATagaaataacataaataaatataagagttaaaaacaagaaaaatattacataaatatatactaaaatcaaatgtttaataCCCAAAATAAGGTTCCAAGAAATGACTTACAATTAAAGAAATACTAAAACcctataaataaagaataagaagaaaagattcTTACAGATCCAAAATTGAGAAGCCATTTTTTTCCTGTCACTCCCGTTGATATAGAAGATCGATAAAACAGCAAGCATACAACGAAAACGATTAAGAAAGCTACTACAGGCTTTATCAGTCTAGACcctaccatctctctctctctctctctctctctctctctcaatgaaTGGGCTTTTCTCTAAACTTGTTTTGAGAAATTAAGGTGGAGACTTTATGGTGTTATAATCATAAGAAagaaataagttgtatccattACACAGAGTAATCTAAAAAGATACTTGCCATATAAATTCATAATACGTATATGGCATATCCATCTAAAAGGGAGGTTGAAGCTAATTAATGCTTTCACATTCatgcaattttttctttttaaaatatttatttgggggta is a genomic window of Quercus lobata isolate SW786 chromosome 2, ValleyOak3.0 Primary Assembly, whole genome shotgun sequence containing:
- the LOC115976246 gene encoding uncharacterized protein At4g15970-like, which translates into the protein MRFDLFLEVVKLGYNFAFTEADVMWLRNPFEHFDNVKTITLACGSNPQGGTSTMIDKGLFFMKADEISFEFLKILRFERVLFPNYLDNSICEMVTHKLKGYSVKQLDKTYFGGFCEPSKNVSKVYTMQSTCCDNVKSKVHDLRLVLDDWINFTAQVSTNASTGTSPFTWRAPKKCVG
- the LOC115969955 gene encoding uncharacterized protein LOC115969955, whose amino-acid sequence is MNFIIWNSRGALKPNFQGHIRNLVQEHNPAISVVMETKLGGDRAKAITNRLPLDGAIHTDTIGFSGGLWLLWDSELVEVQLLAKTEQEIHVEVQVRNFRLTWLFFAIYASPRSEERNILWENLTRVAELHNLPWVMAGDFNEPLIDEDKFGGRGVHINRSLAFKDCLDRCSMADMGFSGPRYTWTNKRDFNNLILERIDRFFMNPDWCVMYPNARVTHLPRCHSDHCPVLLETLSVRTVKLPRPFKFQEFWLSDISFPTIVSKAWNGNRDLAESIDCFSKDATVWNRNHFGNIHQKKRRILARIYGTQKALANNPNSSIHLENQLQKELESILDQERDLWMLKSRLNWMIQGDRNTSFYHVSALARRKRNHIAAVKEQSRMIGSYGSLRKGMLWSILGKVSLPCIPLAKRQSLGSPPA